In one Balaenoptera musculus isolate JJ_BM4_2016_0621 chromosome 2, mBalMus1.pri.v3, whole genome shotgun sequence genomic region, the following are encoded:
- the TM9SF1 gene encoding transmembrane 9 superfamily member 1 isoform X1: MFCGAAAAAAIRHRGGQPRGGSAALRMTVLGHPGSWSCRWLPLLLLLLLGTGRDPGVEGVTHYKAGDPVILYVNKVGPYHNPQETYHYYQLPVCCPEKIRHKSLSLGEVLDGDRMAESLYEIRFRENVEKRILCHMQLSSAQVEQLRQAIEELYYFEFVVDDLPIRGFVGYMEESGFLPHSHKIGLWTHLDFHLEFHGDRIIFANVSVRDVKPHSLDGLRPDEFLGLTHTYSVRWSETSVERRSDRRRGDDGGFFPRTLEIHWLSIINSMVLVFLLVGFVAVILMRVLRNDLARYNLDEETTSGGSGDDFDQGDNGWKIIHTDVFRFPPYRGLLCAVLGVGAQFLALGTGIIVMALLGMFNVHRHGAINSAAILLYALTCCISGYVSSHFYRQIGGERWVWNIILTTSLFSVPFFLTWSVVNSVHWANGSTQALPATTILLLLTVWLLVGFPLTVIGGIFGKNNASPFDAPCRTKNIAREIPPQPWYKSTLIHMTVGGFLPFSAISVELYYIFATVWGREQYTLYGILFFVFAILLSVGACISIALTYFQLSGEDYRWWWRSVLSVGSTGLFIFFYSVFYYARRSNMSGVVQTVEFFGYSLLTGYVFFLMLGTISFFSSLKFIRYIYVNLKMD, encoded by the exons ATGTTTTGCGGTGCGGCCGCAGCCGCTGCGATCAGGCACCGCGGCGGCCAGCCCCGTGGAG GTTCCGCTGCCTTAAGGATGACAGTCCTAGGCCACCCTGGAAGTTGGAGCTGCCGGTGGTTGCcactcctgctgctgctgttgctgggcACAGGTCGAGATCCAGGAGTGGAAGGTGTGACACACTACAAGGCCGGCGACCCCGTCATTCTGTATGTCAACAAAGTGGGACCTTACCATAACCCTCAGGAGACTTACCACTACTATCAGCTTCCAGTCTGCTGTCCTGAGAAGATACGCCACAAAAGCCTTAGCCTGGGTGAAGTGCTGGATGGGGACCGGATGGCTGAGTCTTTGTACGAGATCCGCTTTCGGGAGAATGTGGAGAAGAGAATTCTGTGCCACATGCAGCTCAGTTCCGCACAG GTGGAACAGCTGCGCCAGGCCATTGAGGAACTATACTACTTTGAATTTGTGGTGGACGACTTGCCAATCCGTGGCTTTGTGGGCTACATGGAGGAGAGTGGCTTCCTGCCTCACAGCCACAAGATAGGACTCTGGACCCATTTGGACTTCCACCTAGAATTCCACGGAGATCGTATTATATTTGCCAATGTCTCAGTGCGGGACGTCAAGCCCCACAGTTTAGATGGGTTACGACCTGATGAGTTCCTAGGCCTCACCCACACCTACAGTGTGCGCTGGTCTGAGACTTCAGTCGAGCGTCGGAGTGACAGGCGccgtggtgatgatggtggtttCTTTCCCCGAACACTGGAAATCCATTGGTTGTCCATCATTAATTCCATGGTGCTTGTGTTTTTACTGGTGGGTTTTGTGGCTGTCATTCTCATGCGTGTGCTTCGAAATGACCTGGCTCGGTACAACTTGGATGAAGAGACAACCTCTGGAGGTTCTGGTGATGACTTTGACCAAGGTGACAATGGCTGGAAAATTATCCATACAGATGTCTTCCGCTTCCCTCCATACCGTGGTCTGCTCTGTGCTGTGCTTGGTGTGGGTGCCCAGTTCCTGGCCCTTGGCACTG GCATTATTGTCATGGCGCTGCTGGGCATGTTCAATGTGCACCGTCACGGGGCTATTAACTCAGCAGCCATCTTGTTGTATGCCCTGACTTGCTGCATCTCTGGCTACGTGTCCAGCCACTTCTACCGGCAGATTGGAGGCGAGCGTTGGGTGTGGAACATCATTCTCACCACCAGTCTCTTCTCTG TGCCTTTCTTCCTGACATGGAGTGTGGTGAACTCCGTGCATTGGGCCAATGGTTCAACACAGGCTCTGCCAGCCACCACCATCCTGCTGCTTCTGACGGTTTGGCTGCTGGTGGGCTTTCCCCTCACTGTCATTGGAGGTATCTTCGGGAAGAACAACGCTAGCCCCTTTGATGCACCTTGTCGCACCAAGAACATAGCTCGGGAAATCCCGCCCCAGCCCTGGTACAAGTCTACTCTCATCCACATGACTGTTGGAGGCTTCCTGCCTTTCAG TGCCATCTCTGTGGAGCTGTACTACATCTTTGCCACAGTCTGGGGTCGGGAGCAGTACACTTTGTATGGCATCCTCTTCTTCGTCTTCGCCATCCTGCTGAGCGTGGGGGCTTGCATCTCCATCGCGCTCACCTACTTCCAGTTGTCTGGGGAGGATTACCGCTGGTGGTGGCGATCTGTGCTGAGTGTTGGCTCCACTGGGCTCTTCATCTTCTTCTACTCAGTTTTCTACTATGCCCGGCGCTCCAACATGTCAGGGGTGGTACAGACAGTAGAGTTCTTTGGCTACTCCTTACTCACTGGATATGTCTTCTTCCTCATGCTGGGCaccatctcctttttt
- the TM9SF1 gene encoding transmembrane 9 superfamily member 1 isoform X2, which produces MTVLGHPGSWSCRWLPLLLLLLLGTGRDPGVEGVTHYKAGDPVILYVNKVGPYHNPQETYHYYQLPVCCPEKIRHKSLSLGEVLDGDRMAESLYEIRFRENVEKRILCHMQLSSAQVEQLRQAIEELYYFEFVVDDLPIRGFVGYMEESGFLPHSHKIGLWTHLDFHLEFHGDRIIFANVSVRDVKPHSLDGLRPDEFLGLTHTYSVRWSETSVERRSDRRRGDDGGFFPRTLEIHWLSIINSMVLVFLLVGFVAVILMRVLRNDLARYNLDEETTSGGSGDDFDQGDNGWKIIHTDVFRFPPYRGLLCAVLGVGAQFLALGTGIIVMALLGMFNVHRHGAINSAAILLYALTCCISGYVSSHFYRQIGGERWVWNIILTTSLFSVPFFLTWSVVNSVHWANGSTQALPATTILLLLTVWLLVGFPLTVIGGIFGKNNASPFDAPCRTKNIAREIPPQPWYKSTLIHMTVGGFLPFSAISVELYYIFATVWGREQYTLYGILFFVFAILLSVGACISIALTYFQLSGEDYRWWWRSVLSVGSTGLFIFFYSVFYYARRSNMSGVVQTVEFFGYSLLTGYVFFLMLGTISFFSSLKFIRYIYVNLKMD; this is translated from the exons ATGACAGTCCTAGGCCACCCTGGAAGTTGGAGCTGCCGGTGGTTGCcactcctgctgctgctgttgctgggcACAGGTCGAGATCCAGGAGTGGAAGGTGTGACACACTACAAGGCCGGCGACCCCGTCATTCTGTATGTCAACAAAGTGGGACCTTACCATAACCCTCAGGAGACTTACCACTACTATCAGCTTCCAGTCTGCTGTCCTGAGAAGATACGCCACAAAAGCCTTAGCCTGGGTGAAGTGCTGGATGGGGACCGGATGGCTGAGTCTTTGTACGAGATCCGCTTTCGGGAGAATGTGGAGAAGAGAATTCTGTGCCACATGCAGCTCAGTTCCGCACAG GTGGAACAGCTGCGCCAGGCCATTGAGGAACTATACTACTTTGAATTTGTGGTGGACGACTTGCCAATCCGTGGCTTTGTGGGCTACATGGAGGAGAGTGGCTTCCTGCCTCACAGCCACAAGATAGGACTCTGGACCCATTTGGACTTCCACCTAGAATTCCACGGAGATCGTATTATATTTGCCAATGTCTCAGTGCGGGACGTCAAGCCCCACAGTTTAGATGGGTTACGACCTGATGAGTTCCTAGGCCTCACCCACACCTACAGTGTGCGCTGGTCTGAGACTTCAGTCGAGCGTCGGAGTGACAGGCGccgtggtgatgatggtggtttCTTTCCCCGAACACTGGAAATCCATTGGTTGTCCATCATTAATTCCATGGTGCTTGTGTTTTTACTGGTGGGTTTTGTGGCTGTCATTCTCATGCGTGTGCTTCGAAATGACCTGGCTCGGTACAACTTGGATGAAGAGACAACCTCTGGAGGTTCTGGTGATGACTTTGACCAAGGTGACAATGGCTGGAAAATTATCCATACAGATGTCTTCCGCTTCCCTCCATACCGTGGTCTGCTCTGTGCTGTGCTTGGTGTGGGTGCCCAGTTCCTGGCCCTTGGCACTG GCATTATTGTCATGGCGCTGCTGGGCATGTTCAATGTGCACCGTCACGGGGCTATTAACTCAGCAGCCATCTTGTTGTATGCCCTGACTTGCTGCATCTCTGGCTACGTGTCCAGCCACTTCTACCGGCAGATTGGAGGCGAGCGTTGGGTGTGGAACATCATTCTCACCACCAGTCTCTTCTCTG TGCCTTTCTTCCTGACATGGAGTGTGGTGAACTCCGTGCATTGGGCCAATGGTTCAACACAGGCTCTGCCAGCCACCACCATCCTGCTGCTTCTGACGGTTTGGCTGCTGGTGGGCTTTCCCCTCACTGTCATTGGAGGTATCTTCGGGAAGAACAACGCTAGCCCCTTTGATGCACCTTGTCGCACCAAGAACATAGCTCGGGAAATCCCGCCCCAGCCCTGGTACAAGTCTACTCTCATCCACATGACTGTTGGAGGCTTCCTGCCTTTCAG TGCCATCTCTGTGGAGCTGTACTACATCTTTGCCACAGTCTGGGGTCGGGAGCAGTACACTTTGTATGGCATCCTCTTCTTCGTCTTCGCCATCCTGCTGAGCGTGGGGGCTTGCATCTCCATCGCGCTCACCTACTTCCAGTTGTCTGGGGAGGATTACCGCTGGTGGTGGCGATCTGTGCTGAGTGTTGGCTCCACTGGGCTCTTCATCTTCTTCTACTCAGTTTTCTACTATGCCCGGCGCTCCAACATGTCAGGGGTGGTACAGACAGTAGAGTTCTTTGGCTACTCCTTACTCACTGGATATGTCTTCTTCCTCATGCTGGGCaccatctcctttttt
- the TSSK4 gene encoding testis-specific serine/threonine-protein kinase 4 isoform X2, with product MGKGDTLEAPSTSAYRSVMEEYGYEVGKVIGNGSYGTVYEAYYTKQKVMVAVKIISKKKASEDYLNKFLPREIQVMKVLRHKYLINFYQAIETTSRVYIILELVQGGDVLEWIQHYGACSEPLAGKWFSQMTLGIAYLHSKGIVHRDLKLENLLLDKRENVKISDFGFAKMVPSNQSVRSSPSYRQVNCFSHLSQTYCGSFAYACPEILLGLPYNPFLSDTWSMGVILYTLVVARLPFDDTNLKKLLRETQKEVTFPPNYAISQECKNLVLQTLRQATKRATILDIIKDPWVLKFQPEQPTHEIRLLEAMCQPPSTTNRHQSLEIST from the exons ATGGGGAAGGGAGACACCTTGGAAGCACCATCCACCTCGGCCTACCGCTCTGTCATGGAGGAATATGGTTACGAAGTGGGCAAAGTCATTGGCAATGGCTCCTATGGGACGGTGTATGAGGCTTACTACACAAAGCAGAAAGTCATGGTGGCTGTCAAGATCATCTCAAAGAAGAAGGCCTCTGAGGACTATCTTAACAAGTTCTTGCCCCGTGAGATACAG GTAATGAAGGTCCTGCGGCACAAGTATCTCATCAACTTCTATCAGGCCATCGAGACCACATCCCGAGTGTACATCATTCTGGAGCTGGTTCAGGGTGGTGACGTCCTTGAGTGGATCCAGCACTATGGGGCCTGCTCTGAGCCCCTTGCTGGCAAGTGGTTCTCCCAGATGACCCTGGGCATCGCCTACCTGCACAGCAAGGGCATCGTGCACCG GGACTTAAAGTTGGAGAACCTGTTGCTGGACAAGAGGGAGAACGTGAAGATATCGGACTTTGGCTTCGCCAAGATGGTGCCTTCTAACCAGTCTGTGCGGAGTAGCCCTTCTTACCGCCAAGTGAACTGCTTTAGCCACCTCAGCCAGACCTACTGTGGCAGCTTTGCTTATGCCTGCCCGGAGATCTTGCTAGGCCTGCCCTACAACCCTTTCCTGTCTGACACCTGGAGCATGGGCGTCATCCTCTACACGCTAGTGGTTGCCCGTCTGCCCTTCGATGACACCAATCTCAAGAAACTGCTGAGAGAGACTCAGAAGGAGGTCACTTTTCCACCTAACTATGCCATCTCCCAGGAGTGCAAG AACCTGGTCCTCCAGACGCTACGCCAAGCCACCAAGCGTGCCACCATCCTGGACATCATCAAGGATCCCTGGGTGCTCAAGTTCCAGCCTGAGCAACCCACCCATGAGATCAGGCTGCTTGAGGCCATGTGCCAACCCCCCAGCACCACTAATCGTCACCAATCCTTGGAAATCAGTACCTGA
- the TSSK4 gene encoding testis-specific serine/threonine-protein kinase 4 isoform X1 codes for MGKGDTLEAPSTSAYRSVMEEYGYEVGKVIGNGSYGTVYEAYYTKQKVMVAVKIISKKKASEDYLNKFLPREIQVMKVLRHKYLINFYQAIETTSRVYIILELVQGGDVLEWIQHYGACSEPLAGKWFSQMTLGIAYLHSKGIVHRDLKLENLLLDKRENVKISDFGFAKMVPSNQSVRSSPSYRQVNCFSHLSQTYCGSFAYACPEILLGLPYNPFLSDTWSMGVILYTLVVARLPFDDTNLKKLLRETQKEVTFPPNYAISQECKVQLLIVWHNAGQLSQDLSLPCPRTWSSRRYAKPPSVPPSWTSSRIPGCSSSSLSNPPMRSGCLRPCANPPAPLIVTNPWKSVPESGGRRGLKEEQSRRVLG; via the exons ATGGGGAAGGGAGACACCTTGGAAGCACCATCCACCTCGGCCTACCGCTCTGTCATGGAGGAATATGGTTACGAAGTGGGCAAAGTCATTGGCAATGGCTCCTATGGGACGGTGTATGAGGCTTACTACACAAAGCAGAAAGTCATGGTGGCTGTCAAGATCATCTCAAAGAAGAAGGCCTCTGAGGACTATCTTAACAAGTTCTTGCCCCGTGAGATACAG GTAATGAAGGTCCTGCGGCACAAGTATCTCATCAACTTCTATCAGGCCATCGAGACCACATCCCGAGTGTACATCATTCTGGAGCTGGTTCAGGGTGGTGACGTCCTTGAGTGGATCCAGCACTATGGGGCCTGCTCTGAGCCCCTTGCTGGCAAGTGGTTCTCCCAGATGACCCTGGGCATCGCCTACCTGCACAGCAAGGGCATCGTGCACCG GGACTTAAAGTTGGAGAACCTGTTGCTGGACAAGAGGGAGAACGTGAAGATATCGGACTTTGGCTTCGCCAAGATGGTGCCTTCTAACCAGTCTGTGCGGAGTAGCCCTTCTTACCGCCAAGTGAACTGCTTTAGCCACCTCAGCCAGACCTACTGTGGCAGCTTTGCTTATGCCTGCCCGGAGATCTTGCTAGGCCTGCCCTACAACCCTTTCCTGTCTGACACCTGGAGCATGGGCGTCATCCTCTACACGCTAGTGGTTGCCCGTCTGCCCTTCGATGACACCAATCTCAAGAAACTGCTGAGAGAGACTCAGAAGGAGGTCACTTTTCCACCTAACTATGCCATCTCCCAGGAGTGCAAG GTCCAGCTACTCATTGTGTGGCACAATGCGGGCCAGCTCAGCCAAgacctctctctcccctgccctaGAACCTGGTCCTCCAGACGCTACGCCAAGCCACCAAGCGTGCCACCATCCTGGACATCATCAAGGATCCCTGGGTGCTCAAGTTCCAGCCTGAGCAACCCACCCATGAGATCAGGCTGCTTGAGGCCATGTGCCAACCCCCCAGCACCACTAATCGTCACCAATCCTTGGAAATCAGTACCTGAAAGTGGCGGAAGGAGGGGGTTGAAAGAGGAGCAAAGCAGGAGGGTCTTGGGCTAA
- the TSSK4 gene encoding testis-specific serine/threonine-protein kinase 4 isoform X3 encodes MGKGDTLEAPSTSAYRSVMEEYGYEVGKVIGNGSYGTVYEAYYTKQKVMVAVKIISKKKASEDYLNKFLPREIQVMKVLRHKYLINFYQAIETTSRVYIILELVQGGDVLEWIQHYGACSEPLAGKWFSQMTLGIAYLHSKGIVHRPLLTPSLSAAGRDLKLENLLLDKRENVKISDFGFAKMVPSNQSVRSSPSYRQVNCFSHLSQTYCGSFAYACPEILLGLPYNPFLSDTWSMGVILYTLVVARLPFDDTNLKKLLRETQKEVTFPPNYAISQECKNLVLQTLRQATKRATILDIIKDPWVLKFQPEQPTHEIRLLEAMCQPPSTTNRHQSLEIST; translated from the exons ATGGGGAAGGGAGACACCTTGGAAGCACCATCCACCTCGGCCTACCGCTCTGTCATGGAGGAATATGGTTACGAAGTGGGCAAAGTCATTGGCAATGGCTCCTATGGGACGGTGTATGAGGCTTACTACACAAAGCAGAAAGTCATGGTGGCTGTCAAGATCATCTCAAAGAAGAAGGCCTCTGAGGACTATCTTAACAAGTTCTTGCCCCGTGAGATACAG GTAATGAAGGTCCTGCGGCACAAGTATCTCATCAACTTCTATCAGGCCATCGAGACCACATCCCGAGTGTACATCATTCTGGAGCTGGTTCAGGGTGGTGACGTCCTTGAGTGGATCCAGCACTATGGGGCCTGCTCTGAGCCCCTTGCTGGCAAGTGGTTCTCCCAGATGACCCTGGGCATCGCCTACCTGCACAGCAAGGGCATCGTGCACCG CCCTCTCCTGACCCCCAGCCTTTCTGCTGCTGGTAGGGACTTAAAGTTGGAGAACCTGTTGCTGGACAAGAGGGAGAACGTGAAGATATCGGACTTTGGCTTCGCCAAGATGGTGCCTTCTAACCAGTCTGTGCGGAGTAGCCCTTCTTACCGCCAAGTGAACTGCTTTAGCCACCTCAGCCAGACCTACTGTGGCAGCTTTGCTTATGCCTGCCCGGAGATCTTGCTAGGCCTGCCCTACAACCCTTTCCTGTCTGACACCTGGAGCATGGGCGTCATCCTCTACACGCTAGTGGTTGCCCGTCTGCCCTTCGATGACACCAATCTCAAGAAACTGCTGAGAGAGACTCAGAAGGAGGTCACTTTTCCACCTAACTATGCCATCTCCCAGGAGTGCAAG AACCTGGTCCTCCAGACGCTACGCCAAGCCACCAAGCGTGCCACCATCCTGGACATCATCAAGGATCCCTGGGTGCTCAAGTTCCAGCCTGAGCAACCCACCCATGAGATCAGGCTGCTTGAGGCCATGTGCCAACCCCCCAGCACCACTAATCGTCACCAATCCTTGGAAATCAGTACCTGA
- the CHMP4A gene encoding charged multivesicular body protein 4a, with amino-acid sequence MSGLGRLFGREKKERGPTPEEAIQKLKETEKILIKKQEFLEQKIEQELQTAKKHGTKNKRAALQALRRKKRLEQQLAQTDGTLSTLEFQREAIENATTNAEVLRTMELAAQGMKKAYQDMDIDKVDELMADITEQQEVAQQISDAISRPVGFGDDVDEDELLEELEELEQEELARELLHVGDKEEEPPVTLPSVPSTRLPAGPAPKTDEDEEALKQLAEWVS; translated from the exons ATGAGTGGGCTCGGCCGGCTCTTCGGGAGGG agaagaaggagagggggCCAACCCCTGAAGAGGCAATACAGAAACTGAAGGAGACGGAGAAGATATTGATCAAGAAACAGGAATTTCTGGAGCAGAAGATTGAACAGGAGCTACAAACTGCCAAGAAGCATGGGACCAAGAATAAGAGAG CCGCCCTACAGGCTTTGCGGAGGAAGAAAAGGTTGGAACAGCAGCTGGCACAAACCGACGGGACATTATCCACCCTGGAGTTTCAGCGTGAGGCCATTGAGAATGCCACCACCAATGCAGAAGTGCTTCGTACCATGGAGCTTGCTGCCCAAGGCATGAAGAAGGCCTACCAGGACAT GGACATTGACAAGGTGGATGAACTGATGGCTGACATCACAGAACAACAGGAGGTGGCCCAGCAGATCTCAGATGCCATTTCTCGACCCGTGGGATTTGGAGACGATGTGGATGAG GATGAACTGTTGGAGGAGCTAGAGGAGCTGGAGCAGGAGGAATTGGCCCGAGAGTTGTTACATGTGGGCGACAAGGAGGAGGAACCCCCAGTCACACTGCCCAGTGTACCCTCTACACGTCTTCCTGCAGGGCCAG CTCCCAAAACGGATGAAGATGAAGAAGCACTAAAGCAGTTGGCTGAGTGGGTGTCCTGA
- the LOC118889725 gene encoding magnesium-dependent phosphatase 1, whose translation MARLPKLVVFDLDYTLWPFWVDTHVDPPFHKRSDGTVRDRRGQAVRLYPEVPKVLERLQGLGVPVAAASRTGEVEGANQLLELFDLVRYFVHREIYPGSKVTHFERLQQKTGVPFSQMIFFDDEKRNIVDVSKLGVTSIHVQNGMSLQTLTQGLETFAKAQAGL comes from the exons ATGGCGCGGCTCCCGAAACTCGTAGTCTTCGATCTAG ATTACACGCTGTGGCCGTTCTGGGTGGACACGCACGTAGACCCGCCGTTCCACAAGAGAAG TGATGGAACTGTACGAGATAGGCGGGGCCAGGCCGTCCGACTGTACCCAGAGGTGCCTAAGGTCCTGGAACGATTGCAGGGCTTGGGGGTGCCCGTCGCGGCCGCTTCACG GACAGGTGAGGTTGAAGGGGCCAACCAGCTACTGGAGCTCTTTGACCTTGTCAGATACTTTGTTCATCGGGAGATCTATCCAGGCAGCAAGGTCACGCACTTTGAGAG GTTGCAGCAGAAGACTGGAGTTCCTTTCTCCCAGATGATCTTCTTTGATGATGAAAAGCGGAATATTGTAGATGTCAGCAAACTGG GTGTTACCAGCATTCATGTCCAGAATGGAATGAGCCTTCAGACCCTAACTCAAGGATTAGAGACATTTGCAAAGGCGCAAGCTGGACTCTGA
- the NEDD8 gene encoding NEDD8, whose product MLIKVKTLTGKEIEIDIEPTDKVERIKERVEEKEGIPPQQQRLIYSGKQMNDEKTAADYKILGGSVLHLVLALRGGGGLRQ is encoded by the exons ATGCTAATTAAAGTGAAG ACGCTGACCGGAaaggagattgagattgacattgAACCCACAGACAAG GTGGAGCGAATCAAGGAGCgtgtggaggagaaagagggaatcCCCCCACAGCAGCAGCGGCTCATCTACAGTGGTAAACAGAT GAACGATGAGAAGACAGCAGCTGATTACAAGATACTAGGTGGTTCAGTCCTCCACCTGGTACTGGCTCTGAGAGGAGGAGGTGGTCTTAGGCAGTGA